GGACGCTAGACGCGGCCGGCGAGGAGACGCCGCAGCTCCTTGATGTCGTTGCTGCGCTTGCGGTTGCGGGCAACCACCAGGGCGACAACGCCGACGACGGCGACGGCAACACCGGCGAGAACCTTCTGCACCTGGGGATCCTGCAGCTTCACGTTGGCCTCGCGCTTGGCGTCGTTGACCAGGTTCTGCGGCTTGCCGCGGGTGGCGAGCTCATCCAGGGTGCTGGCGAGCTGGCGACGGGTGCGCTCGATGTCCCGCTGGATGTCATCAATGTCTCGTGCCACTTGGTTCTCCCGAATTCACGTGTAGTCGGACTGTTGTCTCGTTCTCAGCGTAGTGTAGCGCGGCCTCCGGCCGCACGGCGGCATGTCATTGTCGCCGGTGAAGGTATGGTGTAGGACATGACAGATTCCTCACGTCTTGCCGTCGGCGACACCGCCCCCGCCTTTTCCCTCCCCGACGATTCCGGGACCACGGTGTCGCTGGGAGATTTCGCCGGCCAGCGGGTCCTCGTCTACTTCTACCCGAAGGCGAACACCCCCGGCTGCACGACGCAGGCCTGCGATTTCCGTGACTCCCTGGCTCAGCTCAACGACCAGGACATCCAGGTCATCGGCATCTCCCCCGACAAGCCGGAGAAGCTGGCGAAGTTCCGCGCGGACCATGAACTCACCTTCACCCTGCTGTCCGACGAGGACAAGTCGGTCATGAAGGAGTGGGGCGCGTTCGGCGAGAAGAAGAACTACGGCAAGGTCGTCCAGGGCGTCATCCGTTCCACCTTCCTCGTGGAGCCGGACGGCACCATCGGCCTGGCCCAGTACAACGTCCGGGCCGCCGGGCACGTTGGTCGCATCCTGCGCGACCTCGCCTAAGCACCACCGATGGCCAAGGAGAACACCACCGCCGTCAGCGCGGACGCCGCTGCCGCCGACGCCACGGACGAGGGAATCCTCGTTCCCCGTCGTCGGCCCGCGCAGGCGCGCAGCCGGGAGCGGTTCAACCGCATCCTCACTGCGGCACGCAGCGTGCTTGTCGACGTCGGCTTCGAGTCCTTCACCTTCGACGAGGTCGCCCGCCGCGCGGAGGTGCCCATCGGCACGCTGTACCAGTTCTTCGCCAACAAATACGTCCTCATCTGCGAGCTCGACCGGGTGGACACCGCGGAGAACGTCGCCGAACTGAAGAAGTTCTCCGAACGTGTCCCCGCCCTGCAGTGGCCGGACATCCTCGACGAGTTCATCGACCACCTGTCCACCCTGTGGCGCGAGGACCCCTCCCGGCGCGCGGTGTGGCACGCGGTGCAGTCCACGCCCACCACGCGTGCGACGGCCGCGGCGACGGAGAAGCAGATGCTCGACATCATCGCCGACGTCGTCGCCCCGCTGTCCCCGGAGTCCACCCCGGAGGAGCGTCAGCAGCTCGCGGGCCTGCTGCTGCACACGGTGTCCTCGTTGCTCAACTACGCGGTGCGCGACCTCGGGCGCGATGACCGGACCTTCGAATCGATCGTCGCCGAGATCAAACGGATGCTCGTGGCTTACCTGTTCGCGGTGGCCACCGGCTGATGACCAGCCGTTCCGGACATTCTTTCCGGAAAGCACTTGCCAAAGTGGAAAGTAGTTTCCAGGCTCGTGGGTACACCGCAACCCAAGGAGCCCACCATGAACACGTCGAACACACGCAACACCACCAGCACCCCGTCCGCCGCCGACGCCCGCGCCCTGCTCGACCGCGCCGACGGCGTCTCCCGCCAGGCCGCGAGCTTCTCCCTCGCCTGGCTCAGTTACATCGCCCTGTGCGCCGGCGGTGCCGTCACCGCCGTCGGCCTCGCCTACGCG
Above is a window of Corynebacterium suedekumii DNA encoding:
- a CDS encoding DUF3618 domain-containing protein, yielding MARDIDDIQRDIERTRRQLASTLDELATRGKPQNLVNDAKREANVKLQDPQVQKVLAGVAVAVVGVVALVVARNRKRSNDIKELRRLLAGRV
- the bcp gene encoding thioredoxin-dependent thiol peroxidase encodes the protein MTDSSRLAVGDTAPAFSLPDDSGTTVSLGDFAGQRVLVYFYPKANTPGCTTQACDFRDSLAQLNDQDIQVIGISPDKPEKLAKFRADHELTFTLLSDEDKSVMKEWGAFGEKKNYGKVVQGVIRSTFLVEPDGTIGLAQYNVRAAGHVGRILRDLA
- a CDS encoding TetR/AcrR family transcriptional regulator, which encodes MAKENTTAVSADAAAADATDEGILVPRRRPAQARSRERFNRILTAARSVLVDVGFESFTFDEVARRAEVPIGTLYQFFANKYVLICELDRVDTAENVAELKKFSERVPALQWPDILDEFIDHLSTLWREDPSRRAVWHAVQSTPTTRATAAATEKQMLDIIADVVAPLSPESTPEERQQLAGLLLHTVSSLLNYAVRDLGRDDRTFESIVAEIKRMLVAYLFAVATG